GGCTCCATTCTCCGCTgtcgtttttaatttttgtgatccAGTCTTTTGAATTTGTTAGTTCCTTATTAGCTTTTTTGACACCTCCAGTTTTGGCTATATGTTTTTCGATAATTTCCATTCTCCTTCTTTTCCTGTCCGTTTTAATACTATCTTTGATGTCTTTACTAATTTTCGTTAAATGTTTTCTTCTCTCCTTTGCATCTTTTGTACCGATCAAGTGGTTTCTTTGCGCCAGCAAGTCTAGAGTGTTAGTTGTTAGCAATTTCTTCGGACTAGTCCTAATCTTAGCAGTATGTTGTATTTGATCTTTAATAGCACTCTCCATCCAATTGTATTTTTCCTGAGTTCCTAAGGACTTTGTGTTTTCTTTGAAGTCTGTGAATTTATCACTTAGAGTGGTGACTAGTTGCTCCATTTGGTGTTTGCTGAGTTCACTAATTGGTAATTCCTGCCGTGGTCTAGGTTTCTTTGGTTGTGTTGATTTCATTTCGGCTCTGATAAGTCTATGATTGGTGTTGAAGTTGAAATTGTTGATGACGTTAAAATTTGTAAAGCAGTTGTTTCTATTGGTCAGTATAAAATCAATTTCATTCTTTGTTTTCCCATCCGGTGAAATCCACGTCCACAtcttcttgtttttttttttgaatgcCGAGTTTATTATGAATAAGTTATTCTCTTTTGTGAAGTTCATAAGTTTTTCTCCGTTTCTGCTTCTAATTTTATTACTGTAGGTGGATGGTCCTAGTGCTTTCTCCTCTCCTGGGCGCTTTGTTCCAATTTGGCCATTAAAATCTCCCATGACGATTAGGTTTTTGTGGGCATGTTCAATGATAGTGTTATTTAAGTCAAGGTAGAATTTCTCTATTGTTTCTAAGTCTGATTGTTCTGTAGGCGAATAGACTTGCAGAATAGACCATGAGTCTTTGTATCCTGGTAACTTCAAATTCATCATTGCTATGCGCTCCGATATTCCAATAAATCCTTCTATAGAGgtttcaagatattttttaacaatgaaGCCGACGCCATGTTGGCCTGGCGTCGTTCCTATGTGGTAAAGTAAGAAGTCTGATTGAGAGGTAATTCTTTCACCCATTCGCCTTACTTCACTGAGGCCGACGATATCCCAATTCACCTGTTCTAATGCATTTGTTAGTTCTATAAGGTTTTCTTCGTTTTTTAGCGTGAGTACGTTAAGGGCTGCTACATATATTGTTGTTTCTCTGTGGTTTTTTCCCCGCGTTGTTGGAGGGTTGTGGTCTTTATCCCCCACGAGGACCAGTCGGCTTGGGGGAgtgttgtgttttgttgttgttatgttatttttattataagattGTTGTGTTTTCCGTGTGCCAAGTTTTAATTGCTATTGTTTATTATCAGTTGAAGTAGACGGGAGAGAGTTGCTTCTAAACCTCATTAAATCATAAGCATTTAACCTGCTAATGTTCGACGGCATTAAGTTTTGTTGTTTCTTCGGCTGGTTATTACATTGAGGAGATGTTGATGTTTCTCTTTtccgtttgtcattttttatattatttccttttattattattttgtcgaATTTTAGATATGCTATATTTCCTTTCTTTCTCTCCTCCATCAGTTGCGGCTGcagcatttttcttttttctagaACATCTTTAGTATAATCCTCCGAAATGTATATATCTTTAagatttttcttcattttcattACTTCATTCTTTTTCCATTCGTTCACGAAGGTAACCAAAGTGGGTCTTGCTTTATCACTTGGCTTCTTTCCAATTCtgtaaatattacttacttCATAATCTTCTAATTTAATGCTCAAGTcggttttcaaaatttttttcactttttgtaATAGTTCCAGGTTAGATTTTTCGTCTTcttttattccaaaaaatattaaattgttttgtttctttgctcTTTTCAAACTTTCTACCTCTATCTCgagtttttctaattttgttttcaagattttattttctgctATGATAGGGTGCAGTTTTTCGTCCATGCTTTCCATTATGTTCTTTGTAATAGTGGTTTGTAGttccatattttgtttttgcatttcGATTTgcaatttatcaaataaaagttGAAATTGATCATCCATTTTTGCGATTTTATTACGAGTGTAATGGAACGTACTgagcaaaagtttttatttttcttggatTGGCAACACTGAGACGTATGTCGTACCGTATCTGACGTACGTCAGATTACGTCTTGTCGTCTTGACACTTTTGACAGAACTTCTAACCTCAATTCAGTAATCCAGTCGGCGTCTTGCTCGAAAATGCAATCCAATATACAGAATTGTGCGAAATCAACACTTCCACAATATTCACAGCACTTTAGTTTAAACTTCTTggtgtttttatattaataagtgagcgtaaatgatttttaaacaatatttaacgGGAGCTGCACACAACTGTGATGTTTACAGTATGGCGTCCGGAAACGGAAACGTCAGGAATAAATTAGAcacgaaataaaattaacgtTAATTGGCCAAACGTAATTGTTATTTACCTACGTCACACAAACACGTGGAGGACAAGTCATCAACTCGTGCAGTGACAAGTGAAATAAATTAGCTTTTTTACACAACACAAGCGCtatttcatatattatttttgagacTAATGcctaatccaaactaatattataaatgcgaaagtaactctgtctgtctgtctgtctgtctgtctgtcttttcttcacgcctaaactactgaaccgagttgtgtgaaatttggtacagacatagtttgaaatttgagaaaggacataggatactttttattacaaaaaataaaatttattacggacatatagcgccatctattggtcaaatcaaacatctgctggtagtcactattccacgcgaacgaagttgcgggcaaaagctagttatctATAAGTCTACATCAGTACATAGCTATACCAAAATAAACGATTCGCATTCTGTCACAGAAGGTCAATTTCAGTGAGAGTTGTTGCCTCAAATccatatcattttttttattacatggTTCGCCTGATAGTGAACGATTATACATATTATCGCCATCAATAGTTACTCACGCGACGAGCATTTCACCGGACATTGTTATGACAGCTTTGTACAAAATTCACGTAAACTCAGATAGTGCTTATCTATACACAAATCTATCGATTTTGACGTATATATTTACAGTATTTGTTGAACTGTCTTCAGTGCAACTTGTTTCTGAGTTTAGTTAGTTATTGTGTTCAGTGAATTTAGTGTaggtaaataaggaaaattatttGGTGAAATGACTTACGACGGTTCAGATTATGAGGATCATGATGATCGTAAGTGTTATAATGTTCCTAAATTAGTGGTTATAGTGATAATTCTGACTGAGTAAATAAGTGTTTACTAGCCTAGTCTAAACGAGttattgacaaaatattttgatagatGGATTGATgctaatctttattttttgtagatacACGATCAGTTTCCttgtagatatttttcttagaaTCATAAGCTGTTGCCGCCTCCTGCTTTGACTCacctcataaataaataatgattatttacaTAGTGTGAGCGTCACTCGTATAGCGTTATCTGAATGATTAGATAAGGTACTGATTCCTGATTAGAGATAAGGTTATTTACCGAACCCTTACCTACCTTTTTTATCAGAGTAGTAAGCAGTTGCTGTAGCCGAATACCTacgtcatcatcctcatcatcctccgagcctttttcccaactgttggggtcggcttccagtctaaccggattcagctgagtaccagtgctttacaagaagcgactgcctatctgaccacctcaacccagttacccgggcaacctgatccccttggttagactggtgtcagacttactggtttctgactacccgtaacgactgccaaggatgttcaatgacagccgggacctacagtttaacgtgccatccgaaacactaaatacctacctacgtcaGTGAGGCTGTAAAtagataggtatacctacctttCTAAAAGCACTAGGTATTATCTCAGTAATgttagattatattttatctaatcttttataagtatttacctataattactgaatttactATCGTAAATCCAGTTCTGTGATAATTTTTGGTTAGAAAAGTTGTAAATTATGATGTAAATTAATCCTATATTATATAAGTgcacacaatattattaaactatTGCCTGTAGGTACAGAGATTCgtatttttacataaagagtacctacttacctagcTGTTGGATGTAAgtataataggtatttaaaatcaATGACGTATTCcttctttctttttatgtgGTTTTATTTTCCTGTGACAAtgttcttcctcctgccctgttcccaattttatttggggtcg
The sequence above is a segment of the Helicoverpa armigera isolate CAAS_96S chromosome 20, ASM3070526v1, whole genome shotgun sequence genome. Coding sequences within it:
- the LOC126054324 gene encoding uncharacterized protein LOC126054324, producing the protein MDDQFQLLFDKLQIEMQKQNMELQTTITKNIMESMDEKLHPIIAENKILKTKLEKLEIEVESLKRAKKQNNLIFFGIKEDEKSNLELLQKVKKILKTDLSIKLEDYEVSNIYRIGKKPSDKARPTLVTFVNEWKKNEVMKMKKNLKDIYISEDYTKDVLEKRKMLQPQLMEERKKGNIAYLKFDKIIIKGNNIKNDKRKRETSTSPQCNNQPKKQQNLMPSNISRLNAYDLMRFRSNSLPSTSTDNKQ